In the Plectropomus leopardus isolate mb unplaced genomic scaffold, YSFRI_Pleo_2.0 unplaced_scaffold8967, whole genome shotgun sequence genome, GTAAGGATgcttaaagtgtgtttttcccCCTCAGGTGTCGATGAACAACTACCTGGCTCTGAAGGAGTTCCTGCGTCTGTTTCCAGAGTTCAGCAAGAACCAGCTGTTCCTCACTGGAGAAAGTTACGGAGGAATCTACATCCCGACGCTCGCTGAGAGAGTGATGGAGGATGCCAGCCTCAACCTGCAGGTACAAACACTGCAGTCCTGTCCTGTGTTTGTTGCTGTCTCACCTGTCTTGTGTTTGCTGTGGTCTCACTTGTCCTGTGGTTGCTgctgtgtctcacctgtcctgCAGGGCGTTGCCGTGGGAAACGGGTTGTCGAGTTATGAGATGAATGATAACTCTCTGGTGTTCTTTGCCTACTACCATGGCCTGCTGGGAAGTCAGGTGTGGGCGGAGCTTCAGAAGTTATGCTGCAGCGACGGAAAGTGCAACTTCTACAACAACCCCAACACGAACTGCACCGACACCGTGAGTCTCAACCGGTCTGAGCCGGATTTATCAGGTGGAACAGTgggtctcaggtgtgtctctgGTATGTCTCAGGTGTTGTGTGTCTCTGGtgtttctctctcctgcagctgtcAGAGGTTCAGCATATGGTCTACAGCTCAGGACTAAACATTTACAACCTGTACGCTCCGTGTCCAGGTGGAGTCCACCAGAGAGTCAGGTAagctgtgacctttgacctgtgagCTGCTGCAGGTGTAGTGTGAGCTAAGAGGTTGACTTCCTGTTATTGTTTGTCAGCATTGATCAGGGCAAGCTGGTGATCAGAGACCTGGGGAACTCCTTCATCAGCCACCCGGAGACTCGGCTGTGGAACCAGGTGAGTGTCTCGTCCTTTCATGTGCCCTCACCTGACAGACTGGTACAGACCAGGTGTTCTCCTCTCCCCTGTGTGAGCAGAAGTTACGAAGTCTGACGTCTCTGCACCTGTCCGTCCGTCTGGACCCCCCCTGCACCAACTCCACCCCCTCCACCCTCTACCTGAACAACCCGTACGTCCGAGCCGCTCTGCACATCAGCGCCAAGGCCCTGGACTGGGCCATGTGC is a window encoding:
- the LOC121940545 gene encoding lysosomal protective protein-like, with translation MNNYLALKEFLRLFPEFSKNQLFLTGESYGGIYIPTLAERVMEDASLNLQGVAVGNGLSSYEMNDNSLVFFAYYHGLLGSQVWAELQKLCCSDGKCNFYNNPNTNCTDTLSEVQHMVYSSGLNIYNLYAPCPGGVHQRVSIDQGKLVIRDLGNSFISHPETRLWNQKLRSLTSLHLSVRLDPPCTNSTPSTLYLNNPYVRAALHISAKALDWAMCSSEVNLKYGRLYLDVRKQYLKLLSALVSQHNTPV